In Phocoena phocoena chromosome 3, mPhoPho1.1, whole genome shotgun sequence, the DNA window TAAAATTGGTAAAGCATACAATGCATCTCTGTGGTGAGAAAAGACACAAAACATATTTTTGGCATATGGAAATTTATTACTATCCTGCTTTCATCATCAAAACTTATGATCTTggtctttccttcttgcctttatATAAGGCCAAAAGAGAGACATTGGCTACTTTGACAACCTTAAAGCGGACTCCAGGAATGTCACCAACAGCATGACCTTTGCGACCAAATCCAGCAACCAGAACTTCATCATTTTCCTGGAATAAAATCAACAGTTTACTTCTGGTGTAAGTGGCAATCACCCAAAATACCCATTTATCCTATAAACAACTGAGGGAAACAGTTGCTACCCCAAAAACAGAAGCTAACAGACTAAAACACTTACctcaataaaattcaaacaaccaTCATTGGGTACAAAGGCAGTGATTTTTTTGCCATTCTTGATTAGTTGAACCCTGACACACTTCCTGATGGCAGAATTCGGCTGTTTGGCTTCAACCCCTCTGAAACATAAACAGCATGTAACACAGTA includes these proteins:
- the RPS23 gene encoding small ribosomal subunit protein uS12, producing MGKCRGLRTARKLRSHRRDQKWHDKQYKKAHLGTALKANPFGGASHAKGIVLEKVGVEAKQPNSAIRKCVRVQLIKNGKKITAFVPNDGCLNFIEENDEVLVAGFGRKGHAVGDIPGVRFKVVKVANVSLLALYKGKKERPRS